One segment of Amycolatopsis alba DSM 44262 DNA contains the following:
- the ilvC gene encoding ketol-acid reductoisomerase, translating into MAVEIFYDDDADLSIIQGRKVAVIGYGSQGHAHSLSLRDSGVDVRIGLPEGSKSRAKAEEQGLRVLTPAEASAEADLIMILAPDTKQRAIYEKDIEPHLKDGDALFFGHGFNIRYDLIKPPSNVDVAMVAPKGPGHLVRRQFVDGKGVPALIAVEQDASGNAQALALSYAAAIGGARAGVIKTTFTEETETDLFGEQAVLCGGASALVQTGFEVLTEAGYAPEIAYFEVLHELKLIVDLMYEGGIARQRYSISDTAEYGDLTRGPRVISPAVKEEMKKILGEIQDGTFAREWVAEDEAGRPNFTKLEKQGDEHPIEATGKKLRDLMSWVDRPITETA; encoded by the coding sequence ATGGCAGTGGAAATCTTTTACGACGACGACGCGGACCTTTCGATCATCCAGGGTCGCAAGGTCGCCGTGATCGGCTACGGCAGCCAGGGTCACGCGCACTCGCTGAGCCTGCGCGACTCCGGCGTCGATGTCCGCATCGGTCTGCCCGAGGGCTCGAAGTCGCGGGCCAAGGCCGAGGAGCAGGGTCTCCGCGTGCTCACGCCCGCCGAGGCCAGCGCCGAAGCCGACCTGATCATGATCCTCGCGCCCGACACCAAGCAGCGCGCGATCTACGAGAAGGACATCGAGCCGCACCTCAAGGACGGCGACGCGCTGTTCTTCGGTCACGGCTTCAACATCCGCTACGACCTGATCAAGCCGCCGTCGAATGTGGACGTCGCCATGGTCGCGCCGAAGGGCCCCGGCCACCTGGTCCGCCGCCAGTTCGTCGACGGCAAGGGCGTCCCGGCGCTCATCGCGGTCGAGCAGGACGCCTCCGGCAACGCGCAGGCGCTCGCACTGTCCTACGCGGCCGCCATCGGTGGCGCCCGCGCCGGTGTCATCAAGACGACCTTCACCGAAGAGACCGAGACCGACCTCTTCGGCGAGCAGGCCGTTCTCTGCGGTGGCGCTTCCGCGCTGGTGCAGACCGGTTTCGAGGTGCTCACCGAGGCCGGTTACGCCCCGGAGATCGCCTACTTCGAGGTGCTGCACGAGCTGAAGCTGATCGTCGACCTCATGTACGAGGGCGGTATCGCGCGTCAGCGTTACTCGATCTCCGACACCGCCGAGTACGGCGACCTGACCCGCGGTCCGCGCGTCATCTCGCCGGCGGTCAAGGAAGAGATGAAGAAGATCCTGGGCGAGATCCAGGACGGCACCTTCGCTCGCGAGTGGGTCGCCGAGGACGAGGCCGGACGGCCGAACTTCACCAAGCTCGAGAAGCAGGGTGACGAGCACCCGATCGAGGCGACCGGCAAGAAGCTGCGCGACCTGATGTCGTGGGTGGACCGGCCGATCACCGAGACCGCCTGA
- a CDS encoding DUF397 domain-containing protein, protein MSEQPVDDKAHIRHELDLSDAQWIRAEPDGANLEDCVEYALVPHTDGVTYTAMRQASRPEGDVLVFTPSEWDAFVKGVQDGEFDLPG, encoded by the coding sequence ATGAGTGAGCAGCCGGTGGACGACAAGGCCCACATCCGGCACGAACTGGACCTGAGCGACGCGCAGTGGATCCGGGCGGAACCGGACGGCGCGAATCTCGAAGACTGCGTCGAGTACGCGCTGGTGCCGCATACGGACGGCGTCACCTACACCGCGATGCGCCAGGCGTCGCGTCCGGAGGGCGACGTCCTCGTTTTCACGCCGTCGGAATGGGACGCGTTCGTGAAAGGCGTCCAAGACGGCGAATTCGACCTGCCGGGTTAG